Below is a genomic region from Sorghum bicolor cultivar BTx623 chromosome 9, Sorghum_bicolor_NCBIv3, whole genome shotgun sequence.
GCTGGTGATGAACTTACTGTGGAGAAACGAGCGAAAAGGAGACGCATGCACAGAAATCACACTGCAGATCCCAAGGAATTACTATCACAGCTATGCATGGTTGCAACAGAGCCAATGAATGGTTATAGTTTCTCACCTATGATAATCAGTTACTTCAATGATTACAGAAACTATATTGTTTCTACAACTACTGAAGCTAACATTGTTGATAAAGGTACATCTAGGAGAGGGAGGAAGAGAAAAGAAGTTTTAGCTTCTCCTGAGGTAGAGACAACGGACCATATGCAGGACTCGTACTGGTCCGGATTGAGCTTGCATAATCACCCAATTAATGACCTCAGAAAAGAGAGTCCCAATACAAGGCCAAGACGTAGGCGGAGATCCTCAAGACATGCATATGAACCTTTGTCGGAGCTTGGGGATCCGGTTCCTAAAAAACAGATACAAGTTATGGAAAGATCTATCATCCATGTTGATGAGAAGATGGTTGATGAGTTGAAGCCCACTGCACTTGTTTTGAGCTTTGGCAGATCAGCTGCTCTTCCTTCAGAGCTGGATCTTGTTAAGATGTTTAGTCGCTATGGGCCACTGAAAGAAGGGGAGACAGAAGTACACAAGGAAACAAAAACTGTTAAAGTTGTCTTCAAAAAACGTGCCGATGCTGAAAGGGCTTTTAGTGTTGCTGGCAAGTATGGCACTTTTGGACCTTCGCTTCGAAGTTACCGTCTTGTCAATATGCCATTTTCTCTAGAGACACCATCAGGAAATAATCCTGTGAAACACCCTGAAGACTGTGGCATGGAGATTCCAGGTAAACATTCTTTCAATTTACATGCCTATACATAGTACTTCTTCTGTTTCAAAACATGAGTCATTATATTAGTTGTTTATTAGGATTTTAAAAGTCAAACATCATAATTTCTTTACCAATGTTACTCAAATTATATGCATGTTAGGACATAAAAGTTGTATCAACGGATTCACATTCCATATGGTTCAACACAAGTTGGTTTGCAGCAATTGATGGTATATAATAAGAGTACTTGATAGTGAAAGACTAAAAGTATACTTCTAGTTGTTTTTTTAATCCTAATACGCCTTAGAAAAAGAAACGGGGACAGTATTTgacaaaggccttgttcagttggcaattttttttggtttcgggtactgtagcattttcgtttgtatttgataaatattgtccaatcatgaactaactaggcttaaaagatttatctcacaaattacaggcaaaatgtgtaattagtttttgtttttgtctatatttaatgcttcatgcatgtgcccgatttgatgtgacggggaatcttgaaaaattttgggtactttttggaaagtaaacaaggccaaagttaCTCTGCAGCTTCCATAAAATTAAATGCTTAATTCTGCCATGTGATCATGCCTTTTCTCTAGGTTCGACTAAGTCCGAAGTTCGTAAGGATTCCATGGAAGTTGACCTGGTGCAGAAAACAGATAAAGTAGAAGTTGCAGGAGAGCTGTCGTCTGAAGAAGTTGAGACTGTGAGGCAAACATCTCAAGTGGAAGCTGCAGACAGTGCATTTGTCAGTCAAGTTGACAGTCTTGAGAAAGCTGGAAATATTGACGCTGAGCTAATTGACCATGCTAATCAAATTGGGAAAGGTACAGAAGCTGCATCTGTGCCTGAAGTGTCATCTCAGCAAGTTGGTAATGTTGAGGAAGCTTACACTCAAAAGGAAGTGTCAATCAGTGATCTACCCACAGAGACAGAAACCTTACATTCTGATGCTATAATAAAAGAGTTGCCTCAGAATGATGCTCCAGATAATATGCAAACAGATGCAGTCGAAGCTCCAAAACAGAGTCACATTTCAGGAGACAATACCGTATTTGAGGCAGACACTGAAGCACCAAGTACTGCACAAGATCATACTGAGGATGATACTGGGAATGAAGTTCTAGAAGAGCACATGGTATCTCCAGAGTTATTACAAAGTCAAACCTCTGGTGAGAAACTAGTGGGAAAGACAGCAACTGAACAAAAAGTGGGACCTGAGGACCCAGAGTCACAATCTGAAAATTTTGCTGCTGAACCTGAACCTTTCGTACAAGGTGCAGTTGAGCAAGTAGAAGTGGAAGTGGAATCCAAAACTACTGTTGAAGTATCAGGCGAACAAGGCTGTAGTATTGAGCAGACTGTTCAAGTGGAAGCTGTAATTGAAGCATCAGGTGGACAACTTGAGGTGGAAAGACAAATTTCAGAAGATGAATCTATGGCTGATGCAACTACTGAGCACTCTACGGTCATGGTTGATGAAACTGTGGAGGCAGAAGTAGTACCAGTCCAGGAGCATACAGagaatgctgctgctgctgctgtaggAGTAGTTGAGGAGACTGCTGAAGGCGAAACTAAGGAGGAAGCGCCAGAAGAGAAGGGGAAAATAGAGAATGAAGATTATGCTGACAAATTAGCTGAGGCGACCAGGGCAGGCGAAGTTACAGTTGAGACACCAGATGAGAAAACAGAAAATAAAGCAGATGTTGACACACTAGCTGGGGAGACCAAAGAAGTTGAAATTACAGTAGGGGCACCAGATGAGAAAATAGAAAATGAAGCTATTGGGGAGACAATCGAAGGTCAAACTACAGCTGGAGCACCAGTTGAAGAAGCCATAACAGCTGAGGAAATGGTAGAGGATGTTAAGGTGCTAGATGATAAACCTGCAGCAGCTGAGAAACCTGTAGAGGATGTTAAGGTGCTAGATGATAAACCTGCAGCAGCTGAGAAACCTGTAGAGAATGCCACAGTTGTGACACATGAGAATTCAACAGTTGAGAAGACTCTGCAGGATGCCATTGCGCCAGCAGATACAAATACCACACTAGGGGAGGCCCCAACGGTGGAGAAGACTATAGAGGATACCTCGGTCGAGGCACCAGATGCACAAGCAGGTGCAAGTGAGTAAACCAGCTTAACAAACCTTGCGTTCCTGTCAGTTTCTGTTGATATCGACATAGTCTGGTCAACTGATTCTCTTGTCTAGATGATGCAGTCTGTATAGAAAAACGGAAATCACTTTAGCATCATAAGGTTATTAGGTATTAGTAACCAGGGCATCTACATCTCTATCCCTTTTTTCCTatataaacttcatctagttgTATTGGACGCGCACGTGATGGTTTGTCATAAACACAATTTCCTCCTACGTCAGTTCAGTGCTCAGGCGATCAGTGACTGAGTGAAGGCCTTAAATATATCAGATAGAGGGAAAGCATGTTCATTCCTACGTTTAACGGTTAGGCTTGGGAGTCTTTGGGCTACGTACTGGGGTCAGATGATTCTTGTACCATTTGTCATTTGTAACGTGTTCTGGAATCCTTTATAATATCACGTAGAATATTTTAGACAGTTCTTTTTGCTCACTGATCTTCGAAGTTTGATAACTATTTATTAGCAGTATTTTTGGGGTGTATGCATGTTTCATTCGATCATTCTTGGAGGCAATGGGATTTAGTACTCTTCTAAACAATTTTATCCCAAAGAGACTAGTACTCTTCTAAACAATTTTGTGCTCTGGTATTCACGGTACATGCAATTTTTAAACTGTAGATTCTTCTTTCTCGATGTTTTCTTGCCCGCTGGTCGCTGGCTGCTGCGTAGTGTGTGCTCTGGATGTAAATGTAATGGAACTGTAATGCTACTAGTATATGTTTTCTTGCTCGCTGGCTGCTTCACTTGAGAATCTGTCGCTGTCCAATCTGTCagctatttttttttttctcgaacaacgCAGGAGAGCTACGTGTCATTTCTGTTAGGAAACAATAACCCTAACATAATTGTGGGCTCATACCAAATATACCCCTGAAGGGTTAAGACTATATAAAGGAACCTGTACCTATCTATAATGAAGAAGAGATACGAGTTCCACAATATTTGCTCTCCTTTGTGTTCGTCTGGTGTGCTATTGGGAAGGGATACGGGAGATCATCTACAACTTCCTCACGTCTCATCTGCTGCTGGAGGGAAGGGAATCGGATCAGGGATCCAGAATAGCGTCGTTACTtaacacgttatcagcacgCTCTACTGCTACTCATCAACGACGCTGCCGCCACCACGTGAGCGCTGCTATGC
It encodes:
- the LOC8061783 gene encoding uncharacterized protein LOC8061783, with translation MSSGAVAASDPGGGEAKLVAGADVTMSEAEGEVPAFAADVKVEGKAPLAMDVAHEGGDVAVTDPLYATESAGMVGAEGPAEEHMEGVEAVNGEDNGEEGTLEAGAGGLLTETERKPVLEVDVAAAAADSATPEHNEAESSELEENHVNAEPVRKNNESDNGLAHSDTEIQNNVPGDIEGSSKEHEGDGAPAVDQPDNASEMLPQTTEQLPESGNGPDSNLEAANLGNVHQGARYCLPPLDKGGFQVTDLVWGKVKSHPWWPGEIFDPSDASELALKHQKKGSHLVAYFGDNTFAWCDESQLKPFVTNYSQMEKQSTSDAFVGSVNNALEELSRRILSGMSCSCLPEELADNGMSYTVDNAGLKDGVTCSAVNRPEILNCFSPQNLLHYIKELALFPGQGGDLLELVIACSQLTSFYRSKGCPELASFQTGDAWVEDGDGLDGTDTLSTQNVMVEEPVVNEVRPTQEKPKRGRGRPRKQKPGDGQVVMEKRSTSNQVNVTSYVEKQVGLEFDDYDTLQNKKKRNFDSFEDSEKSSAPTGGSSFKIGECIRRAASQLTGSSSIMKAQNEPSAYKYAAEGENGEFDISSDDAGDELTVEKRAKRRRMHRNHTADPKELLSQLCMVATEPMNGYSFSPMIISYFNDYRNYIVSTTTEANIVDKGTSRRGRKRKEVLASPEVETTDHMQDSYWSGLSLHNHPINDLRKESPNTRPRRRRRSSRHAYEPLSELGDPVPKKQIQVMERSIIHVDEKMVDELKPTALVLSFGRSAALPSELDLVKMFSRYGPLKEGETEVHKETKTVKVVFKKRADAERAFSVAGKYGTFGPSLRSYRLVNMPFSLETPSGNNPVKHPEDCGMEIPGSTKSEVRKDSMEVDLVQKTDKVEVAGELSSEEVETVRQTSQVEAADSAFVSQVDSLEKAGNIDAELIDHANQIGKGTEAASVPEVSSQQVGNVEEAYTQKEVSISDLPTETETLHSDAIIKELPQNDAPDNMQTDAVEAPKQSHISGDNTVFEADTEAPSTAQDHTEDDTGNEVLEEHMVSPELLQSQTSGEKLVGKTATEQKVGPEDPESQSENFAAEPEPFVQGAVEQVEVEVESKTTVEVSGEQGCSIEQTVQVEAVIEASGGQLEVERQISEDESMADATTEHSTVMVDETVEAEVVPVQEHTENAAAAAVGVVEETAEGETKEEAPEEKGKIENEDYADKLAEATRAGEVTVETPDEKTENKADVDTLAGETKEVEITVGAPDEKIENEAIGETIEGQTTAGAPVEEAITAEEMVEDVKVLDDKPAAAEKPVEDVKVLDDKPAAAEKPVENATVVTHENSTVEKTLQDAIAPADTNTTLGEAPTVEKTIEDTSVEAPDAQAGASE